The genomic DNA GGCGCCGGGTCGGTCAGGTCGTCGGCCGGCACGTAGATGGCCTGCACCGAGGTGATCGAGCCCTTGGTCGTGGTGGTGATGCGCTCCTGGAGGGCGCCCATGTCGGTGGCGAGGGTCGGCTGGTAGCCCACCGCCGAGGGGATGCGGCCGAGGAGCGCCGACACCTCGGAGCCCGCCTGCGTGAAGCGGAAGATGTTGTCGACGAAGAACAGCACGTCCTGGCCGTCGTCGCGGAACTGCTCGGCGATGGTCAGGCCGGTCAGGGCGACGCGCGAGCGGGCGCCGGGCGACTCGTTCATCTGGCCGTAGACCAGGGCGCACTTCGAGCCCTCGGCGGAGCCGTGCTCCTTCGGGTCGACGTTCACCTTGGACTCGATCATCTCGTGGTAGAGGTCGTTGCCCTCGCGGGTGCGCTCACCCACGCCGGCGAAGACCGAGTAGCCCGAGTGCACCTTCGCGATGTTGTTGATCAGCTCCATGATCAGCACGGTCTTGCCGACGCCGGCGCCGCCGAACAGGCCGATCTTGCCGCCCTTGGCGTAGGGGGCGAGCAGGTCCACCACCTTGATGCCGGTGACGAGGATCTGTGCCTCGGTCGACTGCTCGGCGTAGGAGGGGGCCGGCTGGTGGATGGCGCGGTAGGTGGTGGCCTGGACCGGGCCGGCCTCGTCGATCGGCTCGCCGATGACGTTCATGATGCGGCCGAGGGTATTCATGCCGACGGGAACCTTGATCGGCTCGCCGGTGTCGGTGCACTCCTGGCCGCGGGTCAGGCCCTCCGACGTGTCCATGGCGATGCAGCGGACGGTGTTCTCGCCGAGCTGCTGGGCGACCTCGAGGACGAGGCGGGCGCCGTTGTTCTTGGTCTCAAGGGCGTTCAGGATCTCGGGCAGGTGGCCCTCGAACTGCACGTCGACCACGGGGCCGATGACCTGGGTGATCTTGCCGACCTTGTTGGAGCCGGTGCCGGGGAGTGCGGTGTTCGCCATGGTAAACCTACCCTTCAAGCTGTGCGGTCGGGTCGCGGTGCCTCAGAGGGCTTCCGCGCCCGAGATGATCTCGATGAGTTCCTTGGTGATCATGGCCTGACGGGTCCGGTTGTAGACCAGCGTCTGCTTTTTGATCATCTCGCCCGCGTTGCGGGTGGCCGAGTCCATGGCGCTCATGCGGGCGCCCTGCTCGGAGGCGGCGTTCTCCAGGAGCGCCCGGTAGATCTGCACCGTCAGGTTCTTCGGCAGCAGGGTCTCCAGGATCGCCTCCTCGGACGGCTC from Methylobacterium radiotolerans JCM 2831 includes the following:
- the atpD gene encoding F0F1 ATP synthase subunit beta; this translates as MANTALPGTGSNKVGKITQVIGPVVDVQFEGHLPEILNALETKNNGARLVLEVAQQLGENTVRCIAMDTSEGLTRGQECTDTGEPIKVPVGMNTLGRIMNVIGEPIDEAGPVQATTYRAIHQPAPSYAEQSTEAQILVTGIKVVDLLAPYAKGGKIGLFGGAGVGKTVLIMELINNIAKVHSGYSVFAGVGERTREGNDLYHEMIESKVNVDPKEHGSAEGSKCALVYGQMNESPGARSRVALTGLTIAEQFRDDGQDVLFFVDNIFRFTQAGSEVSALLGRIPSAVGYQPTLATDMGALQERITTTTKGSITSVQAIYVPADDLTDPAPAASFAHLDATTVLSRSIAEKGIYPAVDPLDSTSRMLSPAILGEEHYDVARRVQQTLQRYKALQDIIAILGMDELSEEDKLTVARARKIERFFSQPFSVAEVFTGSPGKQVALEDTIKGFKGLVNGDYDDLPEAAFYMVGTIEEAQEKAKKLKAA